The following proteins are co-located in the Silene latifolia isolate original U9 population chromosome 1, ASM4854445v1, whole genome shotgun sequence genome:
- the LOC141641855 gene encoding light-sensor Protein kinase-like, protein MMSRDLGSHIKEFYNPRKRIPLSVPVAVDIMLQIARGRKYLHSKKIFHGDLNPSNIIVKPRGSSSEGFVHVKVSKFGPSSVTTPKHKKINSSEALSYIWYAPEVLAGQEESRHDADTKYKENSDVYSFGMVCFELLSEKVPFDDAHLQGEKMTRNIRAGERPLFPLHCPKFMINFTKKCWHSDPHQRPTFSSISRILGYIQRFLVMNLDHNYPDALVPPVDYCDIESTFLKNFPSWMINEAQPVSEIPLQMFAYRVMERERCMSHFRDINESSSDGNSMSGDEHVANADDPFIPVSETKITVRHESINERLSIARRSPDTKANRNPANYLPP, encoded by the exons ATGATGAGCAGGGATCTTGGTAGCCATATAAAAGAATTTTATAATCCGAGAAAGAGAATACCACTTTCTGTACCGGTTGCAGTTGACATAATGCTTCAGATTGCAAGAGGGAGGAAGTATCTTCACTCGAAGAAAATATTCCACGGGGATTTAAATCCTTCAAACATAATCGTCAAACCAAGAGGTAGCTCTTCAGAAGGTTTTGTCCAtgtaaaagtttcaaaatttggtcCATCATCAGTAACGACACCCAAACATAAGAAAATTAACTCGAGTGAGGCACTATCATATATCTGGTACGCTCCCGAAGTCCTAGCAGGACAAGAGGAATCAAGACATGACGCAGATACCAAGTATAAAGAGAACTCGGATGTGTACAGTTTTGGTATGGTATGTTTCGAGCTTTTAAGCGAAAAAGTCCCTTTTGACGATGCTCATCTGCAAGGTGAGAAAATGACTCGAAACATTAGGGCCGGAGAAAGACCACTTTTCCCACTTCACTGCCCCAAATTCATGATAAATTTTACAAAGAAATGTTGGCACTCGGACCCACATCAACGGCCAACTTTCTCATCCATTTCCCGAATACTTGGATACATACAAAGGTTCCTAGTAATGAACCTAGATCATAACTATCCGGATGCTCTTGTACCTCCAGTTGATTACTGTGATATTGAGTCAACCTTTCTAAAGAATTTTCCTTCTTGGATGATCAATGAGGCACAACCTGTTTCGGAAATCCCACTTCAGATGTTTGCATATCGAGTCATGGAAAGAGAAAGATGTATGAGTCATTTCAGAGATATCAACGAATCTAGCAGTGACGGAAATTCAATGTCGGGAGATGAGCATGTGGCCAATGCAGATGATCCTTTTATACCTGTCTCGGAGACAAAAATTACAGTTCGTCATGAGTCTATTAATGAAAGGCTTTCAATAGCTAGGAGATCACCAGATACAAAAGCAAATAGAAACCCAG CTAATTACTTGCCTCCTTAA